One Manihot esculenta cultivar AM560-2 chromosome 6, M.esculenta_v8, whole genome shotgun sequence DNA segment encodes these proteins:
- the LOC110616876 gene encoding probable receptor-like serine/threonine-protein kinase At5g57670 isoform X2 translates to MIPAASAPAKILIAIPLDPDDSKELLSWAISVLARPNDEIIAIHVLVGKETKKHHELIKRKRSQIRQAKAHVISVLGEFARTCQSKQINLEARVGISSSISKGLILEAKSISANYLVLRGLRSRSNRTWLEVLKYCFKHAPEDCTVVSIGKHEQPLQDSDSKEIKSSSRWLCNRSGRGSASPVEKEIESKVKSQKPSPRSVLDGVDGESHSTEDDSISFEGSSITTDSPQLPSKFKTESKTRKQISACKIISAIFTSPLRKRQSSFPNKGKQQPLLKCFTYEEIANATNNFHTDNIVGRGGYSEVYRGDLSDGKRIAVKSLAKDNKDATKEKEFLTELGIIGHVCHPNTAKLVGCCIENGLYLIFDFSQNGNLASAIHGKTSKSLEWAVRFKIILGVARGLHYLHKCCKHRIIHRDIKASNVLLGPDYEPQITDFGLAKWLPNKWTHHAVIPIEGTFGYLAPEYFMHGIVDEKTDVFSFGVLLLEIISGRRPVDSSKQNLLLWAKPLMESGKISELADPKLEGRFDEDQMYRAVLTASYCVRQSSVWRPSMSEVLELLTSGHDSQVARSWRMPKFTSDELNDYSMVFGYEVPLDIALEDYL, encoded by the exons ATGATCCCAGCTGCTTCAGCTCCTGCCAAAATACTCATAGCCATCCCATTAGACCCAGATGATAGTAAAGAGCTTCTCTCATGGGCTATCTCAGTTCTTGCTCGTCCCAATGACGAAATTATCGCCATTCATGTGCTTG TTGGCAAGGAGACGAAGAAGCACCACGAGTTGATAAAGAGAAAACGTTCACAGATTCGCCAAGCAAAAGCACACGTCATTTCAGTGCTTGGAGAATTTGCCAGGACATGCCAATCTAAGCAG ATAAACTTGGAGGCCAGAGTGGGTATTAGCTCTAGCATTTCAAAAGGGCTAATTCTGGAAGCAAAATCTATTTCAGCTAACTATCTTGTTCTACGTGGCTTGAGAAGCAGATCAAACAG AACTTGGCTTGAAGTTTTAAAGTATTGTTTTAAGCATGCGCCAGAAGATTGTACAGTGGTTTCAATCGGGAAACATGAACAGCCTCTGCAAGATTCTGATTCAAAAG AAATTAAGTCAAGTTCCAGGTGGTTGTGCAACCGAAGTGGCAGGGGTAGTGCCTCCCCTGTTGAGAAAGAGATTGAATCAAAAGTAAAGAGTCAAAAACCTTCACCAAGATCTGTACTAGATGGAGTTGATGGAGAATCTCACAGTACAGAAGATGATTCCATCAGCTTTGAAGGCTCAAGCATCACTACAGATTCACCTCAATTGCCTTCGAAATTCAAAACCGAATCCAAAACAAGAAAGCAAATTTCTGCATGCAAAATTATCTCCGCAATCTTCACGTCACCTTTGAGAAAAAGACAGAGCAGTTTTCCCAACAAAGGAAAACAACAGCCTTTGCTCAAGTGCTTCACCTATGAGGAGATTGCCAATGCCACTAATAACTTCCACACAG ACAATATAGTAGGTAGAGGAGGATACTCGGAGGTATATAGAGGTGACCTTTCAGATGGGAAAAGAATTGCAGTGAAGAGTTTAGCCAAGGACAACAAGGATGCTACAAAGGAGAAAGAGTTCCTTACAGAATTGGGAATCATTGGTCATGTCTGCCATCCCAATACTGCAAAGCTAGTTGGCTGCTGCATAGAAAATGGACTTTATCTCATTTTCGATTTCTCTCAAAATGGAAATTTGGCTTCTGCAATACATG GAAAGACAAGCAAGTCCTTAGAATGGGCAGTGAGATTCAAGATAATTCTTGGAGTGGCTAGAGGTCTGCACTATCTGCATAAATGCTGCAAGCACCGAATAATACACCGCGACATAAAAGCCTCTAATGTTCTTCTTGGACCCGATTATGAACCACAG ATCACAGATTTTGGGTTGGCGAAATGGCTACCTAACAAGTGGACTCACCATGCTGTGATTCCAATAGAAGGTACATTTGGGTACTTGGCACCAGAGTACTTCATGCATGGAATCGTGGATGAAAAAACTGATGTTTTTTCATTTGGAGTTCTGCTTTTGGAGATTATATCTGGTCGGAGGCCTGTGGATTCTTCCAAGCAAAACCTTCTCTTATGG GCAAAGCCTCTAATGGAATCTGGAAAGATCAGTGAATTAGCTGATCCAAAACTTGAAGGCAGATTTGATGAAGACCAAATGTACAGAGCAGTGCTAACAGCTTCATATTGTGTGAGACAGTCGTCGGTGTGGCGTCCATCAATGAGTGAA GTGTTAGAGCTTCTAACTAGTGGTCATGACTCTCAAGTTGCAAGAAGCTGGAGGATGCCAAAGTTCACCTCTGATGAATTGAATGATTACTCCATGGTATTTGGATATGAAGTTCCTCTGGATATTGCTTTGGAGGATTATTTGTAG
- the LOC110616876 gene encoding probable receptor-like serine/threonine-protein kinase At5g57670 isoform X1, with amino-acid sequence MYNKMIPAASAPAKILIAIPLDPDDSKELLSWAISVLARPNDEIIAIHVLVGKETKKHHELIKRKRSQIRQAKAHVISVLGEFARTCQSKQINLEARVGISSSISKGLILEAKSISANYLVLRGLRSRSNRTWLEVLKYCFKHAPEDCTVVSIGKHEQPLQDSDSKEIKSSSRWLCNRSGRGSASPVEKEIESKVKSQKPSPRSVLDGVDGESHSTEDDSISFEGSSITTDSPQLPSKFKTESKTRKQISACKIISAIFTSPLRKRQSSFPNKGKQQPLLKCFTYEEIANATNNFHTDNIVGRGGYSEVYRGDLSDGKRIAVKSLAKDNKDATKEKEFLTELGIIGHVCHPNTAKLVGCCIENGLYLIFDFSQNGNLASAIHGKTSKSLEWAVRFKIILGVARGLHYLHKCCKHRIIHRDIKASNVLLGPDYEPQITDFGLAKWLPNKWTHHAVIPIEGTFGYLAPEYFMHGIVDEKTDVFSFGVLLLEIISGRRPVDSSKQNLLLWAKPLMESGKISELADPKLEGRFDEDQMYRAVLTASYCVRQSSVWRPSMSEVLELLTSGHDSQVARSWRMPKFTSDELNDYSMVFGYEVPLDIALEDYL; translated from the exons ATGT ATAATAAAATGATCCCAGCTGCTTCAGCTCCTGCCAAAATACTCATAGCCATCCCATTAGACCCAGATGATAGTAAAGAGCTTCTCTCATGGGCTATCTCAGTTCTTGCTCGTCCCAATGACGAAATTATCGCCATTCATGTGCTTG TTGGCAAGGAGACGAAGAAGCACCACGAGTTGATAAAGAGAAAACGTTCACAGATTCGCCAAGCAAAAGCACACGTCATTTCAGTGCTTGGAGAATTTGCCAGGACATGCCAATCTAAGCAG ATAAACTTGGAGGCCAGAGTGGGTATTAGCTCTAGCATTTCAAAAGGGCTAATTCTGGAAGCAAAATCTATTTCAGCTAACTATCTTGTTCTACGTGGCTTGAGAAGCAGATCAAACAG AACTTGGCTTGAAGTTTTAAAGTATTGTTTTAAGCATGCGCCAGAAGATTGTACAGTGGTTTCAATCGGGAAACATGAACAGCCTCTGCAAGATTCTGATTCAAAAG AAATTAAGTCAAGTTCCAGGTGGTTGTGCAACCGAAGTGGCAGGGGTAGTGCCTCCCCTGTTGAGAAAGAGATTGAATCAAAAGTAAAGAGTCAAAAACCTTCACCAAGATCTGTACTAGATGGAGTTGATGGAGAATCTCACAGTACAGAAGATGATTCCATCAGCTTTGAAGGCTCAAGCATCACTACAGATTCACCTCAATTGCCTTCGAAATTCAAAACCGAATCCAAAACAAGAAAGCAAATTTCTGCATGCAAAATTATCTCCGCAATCTTCACGTCACCTTTGAGAAAAAGACAGAGCAGTTTTCCCAACAAAGGAAAACAACAGCCTTTGCTCAAGTGCTTCACCTATGAGGAGATTGCCAATGCCACTAATAACTTCCACACAG ACAATATAGTAGGTAGAGGAGGATACTCGGAGGTATATAGAGGTGACCTTTCAGATGGGAAAAGAATTGCAGTGAAGAGTTTAGCCAAGGACAACAAGGATGCTACAAAGGAGAAAGAGTTCCTTACAGAATTGGGAATCATTGGTCATGTCTGCCATCCCAATACTGCAAAGCTAGTTGGCTGCTGCATAGAAAATGGACTTTATCTCATTTTCGATTTCTCTCAAAATGGAAATTTGGCTTCTGCAATACATG GAAAGACAAGCAAGTCCTTAGAATGGGCAGTGAGATTCAAGATAATTCTTGGAGTGGCTAGAGGTCTGCACTATCTGCATAAATGCTGCAAGCACCGAATAATACACCGCGACATAAAAGCCTCTAATGTTCTTCTTGGACCCGATTATGAACCACAG ATCACAGATTTTGGGTTGGCGAAATGGCTACCTAACAAGTGGACTCACCATGCTGTGATTCCAATAGAAGGTACATTTGGGTACTTGGCACCAGAGTACTTCATGCATGGAATCGTGGATGAAAAAACTGATGTTTTTTCATTTGGAGTTCTGCTTTTGGAGATTATATCTGGTCGGAGGCCTGTGGATTCTTCCAAGCAAAACCTTCTCTTATGG GCAAAGCCTCTAATGGAATCTGGAAAGATCAGTGAATTAGCTGATCCAAAACTTGAAGGCAGATTTGATGAAGACCAAATGTACAGAGCAGTGCTAACAGCTTCATATTGTGTGAGACAGTCGTCGGTGTGGCGTCCATCAATGAGTGAA GTGTTAGAGCTTCTAACTAGTGGTCATGACTCTCAAGTTGCAAGAAGCTGGAGGATGCCAAAGTTCACCTCTGATGAATTGAATGATTACTCCATGGTATTTGGATATGAAGTTCCTCTGGATATTGCTTTGGAGGATTATTTGTAG